A genome region from Tenebrio molitor chromosome 4, icTenMoli1.1, whole genome shotgun sequence includes the following:
- the LOC138128620 gene encoding transmembrane protein 134 — MSTQFSLSNQRQQKRFSIDDAFEEETDEAIKVYGATTPRSPTSGSPQVDVRIDNGRGYKIANDTSRDSDSLIQDCYDNTSQEYMERSCLRHPKVRENWRMVLAAVTLLIIGVGLLTTGAVSLAEPNSGLQGSVFLLAGFICFVPGAYHVVYIYLAAKGKRGYHFHNLPLFT; from the exons ATGTCAACGCAATTCTCGCTGTCAAACCAGCGACAACAGAAGCGCTTCTCGATCGACGACGCCTTCGAGGAGGAGACTGACGAGGCGATCAAGGTCTACGGGGCCACCACGCCGCGCTCCCCCACGTCGGGCTCGCCCCAGGTGGACGTGCGCATCGACAACGGACG GGGCTACAAGATCGCCAACGACACGTCGAGAGACAGCGACTCGCTCATCCAAGACTGCTACGACAACACGAGCCAGGAGTACATGGAGAGGTCGTGTTTGAGGCACCCCAAAGTGAGGGAGAATTGGCGGATGGTGTTGGCCGCCGTCACGCTGTTGATTATCGGAGTGGGGCTGCTGACGACGGGGGCGGTCTCGCTCGCCGAGCCCAACTCGGGGCTGCAAGGGTCCGTGTTTTTGTTGGCGGGGTTTATTTGTTTCGTCCCGGGGGCGTACCACGTGGTTTATATTTACCTAGCCGCGAAAGGGAAGCGGGGCTACCATTTTCACAACTTGCCCCTGTTCACGTAG